In Corynebacterium frankenforstense DSM 45800, the DNA window TCGACGAGCTGATCGTCGAGGACGCCGTGGCCGCCCACCAGCGGCCGAAGGCGGAGCGCTACGACGACCAGCTCTTCCTCGTCGTACGCCCGGTGGTCTACGCCCGCGCCGAGGACGTCGCCGACTCCCGCGACATCATCTCCACCGCTGAGATCCAGACGGTCATCGGCCGCGACTTCGTGCTCACCGTCCACCACGGCCCGGAGGTGCCGGGCCTGGCGCGCCGCCTCGACGGGGACCTCGAGCTCAACGACCCCTCGCCGCTGTCGCTGGTGTGGGCGCTGACCGACCACGTCGTCGAGCTCGACCGGCGGATCGTGGACCGCCTGGAGGACGCCGTCGACCGCCTCGAGGAGGAGGTCTTCACCCCGGTGCGCAACACCACGATCGAGCCGGTCTACCAGTTCAAGCGAGAGGTCCTCGAGGCCCGCCACGCGGTCGCCCCGTTCACCTCGGCGCTGAAGCTGCTCATCCAGAACAACCGCGACCTGATGGACAAGCAGCAGCGCTCCTACTTCCGCGACGTGCTCGACAACACGCAGATCGCCGCCGACTCGACGACGGCCCTCGACGAGCGGCTCTCCGCGCTCATCGACGCGGGCACGGCGAAGGTGAGCATGCAGCAGAACCAGGACATGCGCCGGCTCTCCGCCCTGGTCGGCATGGTCACGGTGCCCACGCTGATCGCGGGTATCTACGGCATGAACTTCGACGACATGCCGGAGCTGCACTGGACCTTCGGCTACCCGCTGGCACTGGGCCTGATGGCGCTGTCGGTCGCGGTGATCTACTGGTACTGCAAGCGCTCCGGCTGGCTCTGAGCGGTTGGCCCGCGCCCGCCGATCCGGGTGCTACCCCACGACGTGGAGGCGCACGCCCGCGCCCTCGCACCAGGAGACGAGCTCGGGGTCGGCGGCCTCGGTGACGATGTCGTCGACGACGCCGAGCGGGACCAGGAAGGAGAAGTCCACCTGGCCGACCTTGCTCGAGTCGCAGGCGACGACGACGCGCCGGGCCGAGCCGATGACCTGCTTCTTCAACTCGCCCTCGTTGACGTCGCTGACGGTGATGCCCTCGGCGGTGATCCCGGAGATCCCGACGAAGGCGACGTCCACGGTGAAGCGCTCGAGGTTCTCCAGCGCGATCGGCCCGACCACGGACTCGCCGACGCTGTGGTAGCGCCCGCCGAGCAGCGTGTGCCGGATCCGGCCGCGCGGGCCGAGGATCTGGACCACGGGCACGGAGTTGGTCACCACGTTGAGGTAGGTGTCCGGCAGCTCCTCGGCGACCATCGTCGTGGTGGTGCCGGCGTCGACGTAGACGGACTGGCCCTCGCCCACGAGCGCGGCGCACGCCTTCGCGATGGCGCGCTTGGCCTCGACGTTGACGGTCCCGCGGTCGCCCGGGCCACGGTCGGGGCGCGGCTCGACGGCGATGGCGCCGCCGTGGGTGCGCTTGAGCACCTTGCGCTCCTCGAGGAAGCTCAGGTCCTTGCGCAGCGTCGGCTCGGAGACCCCCATGGGCTCGACGAGGTCGACGATGCGCACGCTGCCGCGGCGGCGCACCAGCTCGGCGATGCGGCGGCGGCGTTCTTCGGCGAATTCGGGGCGGTTCTCGGTCACGGACACCGACACTACTCGATCACATTCGGAAGCCAGCGGCGCACGGTGGCGGCGGCCACGCCCGTGCCCTCGACGCGGGCGGGCACCCGTGCGGCGGCGCACAGCCGCTTGCCGACGTCGCGCCCCGTCAGGCGGCGGACGACGTCACCGTCGGCGGCGTCCAGCGCCTCCGTCGGCGCCCGGCCGGCGCGCACGGCCGCCCAGAGGGCGGCGAGCGCCCGGCCCGGGTCGACGACGGGCGAGGTCCAGGGCCCCTCGGGCTCGGGCAGGCGGACGGTGAGCACGCGGACGCGCTCCGGGGCCATCCCCGCCAGGCGCAGGGCCTCCCGCTCCCCGACCACGTCGACGCGCACCGCGGGCAGCACGCCGAAGGCGACGAGCTCGTCGAGCACCTCGAGGGCGGCCTCGGCGGGGGCGCCGGCCTCGAGGATGACGCTGCGGCGCCCGGGAGGGCCCGCGGTCCCGTCGAGGGCGAGGGCGGGCTCCCCCGCGCCCTCGATCCGGTAGTCGGCCAGGGCCGTGATCCTCTTCGTCGCCTGCATCGGGCGCCTCCGCATGCTTCCGATTTCCGTTTTCGTCTGGTTCCGATTTCGAGCGTAACCCTTCGGGAAAGCATCCGCAACAGAACGCGCCCATCCGAAAGTCCCCCGCGCGCCGGGCGTCGGACGGATAGGGTGCGGGCATGAGCGACGTGACCGTCTACGGCGCCACCGGCTTCGTCGGCCGGCTGGTCGCCGCCTACCTGACCGAGAACCACCCCGATGTCTCCCTGACGCTGGCCGGCCGCGACCGGGCCCGACTCGAGGCCGTCGCCGCGGAGCTGGGCGGCGACCCCGCCATCGCCGTGGCCGACGCCTTCGACCGCGCCGCGCTCGACCGCATGGTGGCCGGAACCGGCGTGGTCATCAGCACCGTCGGGCCCTACCTGCGCTTCGGCGCGGACCTGGTGGCCGCCTGTGCGGCCGCGGGCCGCGACTACGTCGACCTGTGCGGCGAGGCGCCCTTCGTGCGCCGGATGATCGACGCCCACCACGACGAGGCCGCCGCGAGCGGGGCGCGCATCGTGCACTCCTGCGGCTTCGACTCGGTGCCCAGCGACCTGGGCATGCTCGCCAACCACCACGCGGCGGACGGCCCCTTCGAGAGGGCCGTAATGGTCGTCCACGACCTGCGCGGCGGGCTGTCGGGAGGCACCCTGGCCTCCATGCGCGGCGTCGTCAATGCGGCGCGCGAGGACCCGGAGGTCGCACGCGTCGTCGGCGACGCGCACGGGCTGTGCCCCGACCCCGGGGCCGAGGCCGACGTGCCGGGGCTCGACGACGACTCCCGCGTGGCCGACCTGGGTGCGCGCGGGATCCCCGGCATGGCGCGGGCGTGGGCGGGCCCGTTCTTCATGGCCTCCTACAACACGCGCGTGGTGCACCGCTCGAACGCGCTGCTCGACCACGCCTACGGCGCCGCACTCGACTACCACGAGTACATCCTGACCGGCCGCGGGCTGCGCGGCCGGGTGCTCGCCCAGGTGCTGCGCGCGGTCACCGGGGCGGCCTTCGCGCTCGCGGCCGGCGAGGGCGCCGCTCCCCTGCTCGACCGGGTGCTGCCCGGCCCGGGTGAGGGGCCGGACGCCGAGGAGCGCGCGGCGGGCGGCTTCGCGGTGGTGCACTCGGGGCGCACGGCCTCGGGCGCGGTGTACCAGACGACCGTGGCCGCCGAGGGCGACCCGGGCTACGAGGTCACCGTCACGATGCTCGCCGAGGCCGCGCTGCACCTGCGGGAGAACCCGGGTGACGGCGGGGTGCTGACCCCGGCGACGGGGCTCGGCCTCGGCTACCTGGAACGTCTGTGCGGCCGCGGCCTGCGCGCCTACACGCGGCGCTGCTGAGCCGGAGCGGCTAG includes these proteins:
- a CDS encoding magnesium and cobalt transport protein CorA, which encodes MPAQRAVAHCRVFRDGRRVAGEFTPARARAEVAESGGFVWLALQEPDETQMQQVAAEFGIDELIVEDAVAAHQRPKAERYDDQLFLVVRPVVYARAEDVADSRDIISTAEIQTVIGRDFVLTVHHGPEVPGLARRLDGDLELNDPSPLSLVWALTDHVVELDRRIVDRLEDAVDRLEEEVFTPVRNTTIEPVYQFKREVLEARHAVAPFTSALKLLIQNNRDLMDKQQRSYFRDVLDNTQIAADSTTALDERLSALIDAGTAKVSMQQNQDMRRLSALVGMVTVPTLIAGIYGMNFDDMPELHWTFGYPLALGLMALSVAVIYWYCKRSGWL
- a CDS encoding DeoR/GlpR family DNA-binding transcription regulator, whose translation is MTENRPEFAEERRRRIAELVRRRGSVRIVDLVEPMGVSEPTLRKDLSFLEERKVLKRTHGGAIAVEPRPDRGPGDRGTVNVEAKRAIAKACAALVGEGQSVYVDAGTTTTMVAEELPDTYLNVVTNSVPVVQILGPRGRIRHTLLGGRYHSVGESVVGPIALENLERFTVDVAFVGISGITAEGITVSDVNEGELKKQVIGSARRVVVACDSSKVGQVDFSFLVPLGVVDDIVTEAADPELVSWCEGAGVRLHVVG
- a CDS encoding saccharopine dehydrogenase family protein, with the protein product MSDVTVYGATGFVGRLVAAYLTENHPDVSLTLAGRDRARLEAVAAELGGDPAIAVADAFDRAALDRMVAGTGVVISTVGPYLRFGADLVAACAAAGRDYVDLCGEAPFVRRMIDAHHDEAAASGARIVHSCGFDSVPSDLGMLANHHAADGPFERAVMVVHDLRGGLSGGTLASMRGVVNAAREDPEVARVVGDAHGLCPDPGAEADVPGLDDDSRVADLGARGIPGMARAWAGPFFMASYNTRVVHRSNALLDHAYGAALDYHEYILTGRGLRGRVLAQVLRAVTGAAFALAAGEGAAPLLDRVLPGPGEGPDAEERAAGGFAVVHSGRTASGAVYQTTVAAEGDPGYEVTVTMLAEAALHLRENPGDGGVLTPATGLGLGYLERLCGRGLRAYTRRC